GCCACGGAGACAACCATCCCAGGGTGAATAGTCAGATGATCTGGattccactttttttaaagaatgccatCCCTTGTTACGAGTATAATATTTAGCAACACAGATGTTCAAACATTCTAAGACAGGGTCGGCAAACTTCTTTTGTAAAAGGCCACATAGCAAagattttaggctttgcaggccgcACACTCTCGGTTGCAACCACCTCAGTTTGCCACGGTGTGGTAACGGTGGCCCGGCTAAAGGCGACCAGCCGGGCGCTTGAAGCAGCCCCCAGCCATTGCCTGAGGGCTGAGGGGCTCTTGAGGCTTGGTCTAACAATAACCCCTACCTCACCCATCTCTGTTCTAGAACAGAGGGTCTCTGTTGCTTTCCCGTACAGCTGGCGAGGGAGAGCCCCGTGTCCCCCACTCTGAAGCTCCTCCCCACAACAAAACCTCCCCAGCTGATCTCACTTGTGGGTGACGGCTTTCAGGAAGGGCCAGAAGACAGGCTGAGGAAGAGGCTTCTGGTGGgcgcttttcttccttttccctccgGCCTCGGCGCGGATGTGCTTGGCGTGCAGGCCGTGGATAAAGACAGCCTCCAGGGCACTGCACATGGAGTTGGCATCTCCGTCTTCACTAGTGACCACCATGTCCGAGGACACGTACTGCTTCTGCAATGCCTTCACGGATCCCACTAGCTTCTTCTTGATGACCTAGTCAGCGCCA
This portion of the Neomonachus schauinslandi unplaced genomic scaffold, ASM220157v2 HiC_scaffold_2343, whole genome shotgun sequence genome encodes:
- the LOC110582085 gene encoding pleckstrin homology domain-containing family M member 1-like yields the protein MLSVVENGLDPRAAIPVIKKKLVGSVKALQKQYVSSDMVVTSEDGDANSMCSALEAVFIHGLHAKHIRAEAGGKRKKSAHQKPLPQPVFWPFLKAVTHKHIISELEHLIFVSTDVGRCRAWLRLALNDGLMECYLKLLLQEPAHLCEYYQPT